A genomic region of Papaver somniferum cultivar HN1 chromosome 7, ASM357369v1, whole genome shotgun sequence contains the following coding sequences:
- the LOC113296703 gene encoding probable magnesium transporter NIPA1 has protein sequence MGISSDNVHGLVLALSSSVFIGSSFIVKKKGLKKAGVNGVRAGAGGHSYLLEPMWWIGMVTMIVGEIANFAAYAFAPAILVTPLGALSIIVSAVLAHFILEEKLHIFGVLGCVLCVVGSTSIVLHAPQEKAMQSVKEVWHLATEPGFLVYACIVVIVVCVLIFLFVPKYGEKNIMVYIGICSLMGSITVMSVKALGIALKLTFSGSNQFVYFQTWFFTVVVVVSCLLQLNYLNKALDTFNTAVISPVYYVMFTTFTIIASIIMFKDWDTQNASQIVTELCGFVTILSGTFLLHKTKDMGDKATEHTIFTNEMASIEPAVFTRQGSTTEPVIFKSQGSSTEPPIFTNQRSSPEPTMYTHSANNSV, from the exons ATGGGGATTTCATCGGATAACGTTCATGGCCTTGTATTGGCGTTATCGTCGAGTGTTTTTATCGGTTCCAGCTTTATAGTGAAGAAAAAAGGATTAAAAAAAGCTGGGGTTAATGGAGTTAGAGCAG GTGCTGGGGGACATTCGTATTTATTAGAACCTATGTGGTGGATTGGAATGGTGACCA tGATTGTTGGTGAAATAGCTAATTTTGCCGCGTATGCATTTGCTCCAGCAATTCTCGTGACTCCCTTGGGAGCTCTTAGTATTATCGTCAG TGCAGTACTAGCTCATTTTATCTTGGAGGAGAAACTCCACATTTTTGGTGTGCTTGGATGTGTTCTTTGTGTGGTGGGGTCAACCAGCATTGTTCTCCATGCTCCACAAGAAAAGGCGATGCAGTCAGTGAAGGAAGTGTGGCACCTCGCTACTGAGCCAG GTTTTCTTGTTTACGCTTGCATTGTAGTGATCGTGGTTTGTGTCCTCATTTTCCTTTTTGTACCAAAATATGGTGAAAAGAATATTATGGTGTACATTGGAATTTGCTCACTAATGGGTTCAATTACG GTTATGAGCGTTAAAGCACTGggaattgctttgaagctaacatTTTCAGGATCGAATCAGTTTGTATACTTCCAAACATGGTTTTTCACTGTGGTGGTTGTTGTGTCCTGCCTCTTGCAGTTGAATTATTTGAACAAG GCATTAGATACATTCAACACTGCTGTCATATCTCCAGTCTATTATGTTATGTTCACTACGTTCACCATCATTGCCAGCATTATAATGTTCAAG GATTGGGATACACAAAATGCATCACAGATTGTAACTGAATTGTGTGGATTCGTAACAATTTTATCGGGAACTTTTCTTCTCCACAAAACAAAAGATATGGGTGACAAAGCCACTGAACATACAATCTTCACAAACGAGATGGCATCCATAGAACCAGCTGTCTTCACAAGACAAGGCTCGACTACTGAACCAGTTATCTTCAAAAGCCAAGGATCATCCACAGAACCACCTATCTTCACAAATCAACGGTCATCCCCTGAACCAACTATGTACACACATTCAGCAAATAACTCCGTATAA
- the LOC113296704 gene encoding putative RNA polymerase II subunit B1 CTD phosphatase RPAP2 homolog, which translates to MAKAELAFTNNAAHKLQLALLEGIQDENKLFAAGSLICKRDYEDVVTERSISNLCGYPLCINSLPLQRPRKGRYRISLKDHKVYDLQETYMYCSSQCVVNSLAFGGSLQDDRCPVVNSSKVDEVLKLFEEGLSLEEEGLGKKKKGDLGLSELRIQEKMDAKVGEGDWITGPSNAIEGYVPKQSSAIKRSSKTMSGESKVKLNNSDLKSQVEIPEVSYSASKCGSDINVTDLEEELCAGIDVLLQETTLKSSLKSSGSNKLTHSVTWADEKETDNGNESHGNLCHVQEMGDSQGSAESSGSQIGEDMDSSVRLASAEACAKALKQAAEVVACGESDASHAVSEAGIIILPQHMNGGNTEMVENALEPETVPLKWPTKPGVFNFEVFDSENSWFEPPPEGFSLSLPPFATMYMAVFGWVTSSSLAYVYGREEDSQEEFLSVNGRSYPYKIVLSDGRSSEIKQTLSGCLARALPGLVMDLRLPTPVSFLEQGMSRLIETMSFVDALPSFRMKQWHVIVLLFMDALSVCQIPGLSSHMTGTRMLTHKVLDGAQISSEEYELLKDHIIPLGRLPQFSTQSGG; encoded by the coding sequence ATGGCCAAAGCTGAATTAGCATTTACAAATAATgctgcacacaagctacaacttgCACTTCTTGAGGGTATACAAGATGAAAACAAGCTGTTTGCAGCTGGGTCTTTGATTTGTAAAAGGGATTATGAAGATGTGGTGACTGAAAGGTCGATTTCTAATCTATGTGGTTATCCTCTTTGTATTAATTCCTTGCCATTACAGCGGCCTAGGAAAGGACGGTATCGTATTTCTTTGAAAGACCATAAGGTTTATGACCTTCAAGAGACTTACATGTATTGTTCTTCTCAGTGTGTTGTTAATAGTTTAGCTTTTGGGGGTAGTTTGCAAGATGATAGATGCCCAGTGGTCAATTCGTCAAAGGTTGATGAGGTTCTCAAGTTATTTGAGGAGGGTTTGAGTTTGGAAGAAGAGggtttggggaagaagaagaagggtgaTTTGGGATTATCCGAGTTAAGGATTCAGGAAAAAATGGATGCCAAGGTTGGGGAAGGGGATTGGATCACTGGTCCATCAAATGCAATTGAAGGGTATGTTCCTAAACAGTCTTCTGCTATTAAACGGAGTTCGAAAACAATGTCAGGGGAATCAAAAGTAAAATTGAACAATTCAGACCTGAAAAGTCAGGTTGAAATTCCTGAAGTATCTTACTCTGCATCCAAATGTGGTTCAGATATAAATGTTACTGATTTAGAAGAAGAGCTGTGTGCTGGAATAGATGTCCTGTTACAGGAAACCACATTGAAATCCTCCTTGAAGTCTTCAGGTTCAAACAAATTGACCCACAGTGTTACATGGGCTGATGAAAAAGAAACTGATAATGGTAATGAGAGCCATGGAAATCTTTGTCATGTTCAAGAGATGGGTGACTCACAAGGTAGTGCTGAAAGCTCAGGTAGTCAGATTGGGGAGGATATGGACAGTTCTGTACGTTTAGCATCAGCGGAGGCATGTGCAAAGGCTTTGAAACAAGCAGCTGAAGTTGTGGCTTGTGGTGAATCTGATGCCAGTCATGCTGTATCTGAAGCTGGGATCATTATCTTGCCACAACACATGAATGGAGGAAACACCGAGATGGTTGAGAATGCCCTCGAACCAGAAACAGTGCCTCTAAAATGGCCCACAAAGCCTGGTGTTTTCAATTTTGAGGTGTTTGATTCTGAAAATTCATGGTTTGAACCGCCACCTGAGGGCTTTAGCTTAAGTTTACCGCCATTTGCCACGATGTACATGGCAGTTTTTGGATGGGTAACATCATCTTCTCTGGCTTATGTATATGGGCGcgaagaagattctcaagaagagTTTTTATCTGTTAATGGGAGATCGTATCCTTACAAAATTGTCTTGAGTGATGGGCGCTCTTCTGAAATTAAGCAGACTCTGTCTGGTTGTCTTGCCCGAGCATTGCCAGGACTTGTTATGGATTTAAGGCTGCCGACTCCAGTATCTTTCCTGGAGCAAGGAATGTCCCGCTTGATAGAGACTATGTCGTTCGTCGATGCGCTTCCATCGTTCAGAATGAAACAGTGGCATGTGATTGTTCTTTTATTTATGGATGCTCTCTCGGTGTGTCAAATTCCAGGACTCTCATCACACATGACAGGCACGAGGATGTTAACACACAAGGTTCTGGATGGTGCCCAGATAAGCAGCGAAGAGTACGAGCTTTTGAAGGATCATATTATTCCACTTGGCAGGCTACCCCAATTCTCTACACAGAGTGGAGGTTGA